From the genome of Streptomyces sp. NBC_01341, one region includes:
- a CDS encoding 5-carboxymethyl-2-hydroxymuconate Delta-isomerase, translating to MPQITVDYSAELDDGFDRRGFALALHPMVAETVTTKIPSCKTRFRRVEESVVGDAPAGDAIVHVEVALLAGRTPELKERLAEAILGLLAGHLKPADGLVVHTSAETRDLDPSYAKR from the coding sequence ATGCCGCAGATCACCGTCGACTACTCCGCCGAGCTCGACGACGGCTTCGACCGACGCGGCTTCGCCCTCGCCCTCCACCCGATGGTCGCCGAGACCGTCACCACGAAGATCCCCAGCTGCAAGACCCGCTTCCGCCGCGTCGAGGAGTCCGTCGTCGGGGACGCCCCGGCGGGCGACGCGATCGTGCACGTCGAGGTCGCGCTGCTGGCCGGCCGCACCCCCGAGCTCAAGGAACGGCTCGCCGAGGCGATCCTGGGCCTGCTGGCCGGCCACCTGAAGCCGGCCGACGGCCTGGTCGTCCACACCTCTGCCGAGACCAGGGACCTCGACCCGTCCTACGCCAAGCGCTGA